A genome region from Fusarium musae strain F31 chromosome 5, whole genome shotgun sequence includes the following:
- a CDS encoding hypothetical protein (EggNog:ENOG41) has product MENSQAPTAAHDGYGYGSDLETDREDSYLTIHQSSGNGDQTTPRPVFETLNSTPEPNPLLSENQGDDKKKGPYSDLPEPIEVIPVQPTSDAPEKTSEAQDSTQEPANKPTFTQNPSAPVLTTSIVPKDPTTVAEKPTSAEQSDYKPPKDTAVVSETAPVTKEIPTSTKEAPTSEPVNDATTVVLEVPTTEAAQKPENTGTQSLSSTLDLGTIHPSDGEETKPSAVEETTAPEAPSAPATTAPGNEQPTSAVEEETTTFAYQPTPTGYLTTKAPSDTAFPVNPKHPTQVYPKPSTTSEGPMEETSTPETESPAGTTRIVSVVEPEGPQSQTTSDAQSQPAPTSQVHQSYDPVQNPSGQQPDTPAATTAPAQPQNPVPTSQPAQPQPGVPASTAPSQPQNPVHTSEPTQAQPETPVTSQVQQPEAPAVTSAVQKPTSVPSNGQPQYPAPDSNTQPAVPAAPPTSTVLVSDPSAPETTSAPKVVPSGTSASGVPTINPGVPTGTSAIPASAYASNVVDARTYNEEFAKLTPESSCMKGQAACINGQTGVCDDTGKFQLTPCNTKGEKCFALPLYNFEGGIKIVCEDPATAAKILGGTPSSGEDNTVPGNGNGGKEQPATTSTAEKPAVPVVTVTTIVTVDDGATPEPTGEPATDQPSQPAQQPSQPTQPANGQTSQPGYQQPSQPQPVPEQPTQPAPEQTSHQSAPEEPSQPQPLPEKSTQPVAEQPSQPAQTQPAEAQPSQPSEEKPSQTNPAEPSNPQPTKAYEDLPPTSVPVAEQSTTSVPLPGGTTLTKSIKKPDEAKPTGSPDDDDNNGQDGNDKGKDGHDDDDKPTSVVLIPIPDKPTDAPSPAATEAKVDNEGSKDDKKPAAVTRTGDDAHATTIVVDGTPTVSVYFTVTVTEKDQATVTVTEKEKETVTLVISA; this is encoded by the coding sequence ATGGAAAACTCACAAGCTCCCACTGCAGCTCACGACGGATACGGGTATGGATCAGATTTGGAGACAGACCGTGAGGACTCATATCTAACAATTCATCAAAGTAGTGGCAATGGAGATCAGACTACGCCTCGTCCTGTTTTTGAGACGCTCAACTCGACACCCGAACCGAATCCGCTACTCTCTGAAAACCAGGGTGACGACAAGAAAAAGGGCCCCTACTCTGACCTCCCCGAGCCTATCGAGGTCATCCCCGTTCAGCCGACCAGTGATGCCCCTGAGAAGACGAGTGAGGCTCAAGATTCAACCCAAGAGCCTGCAAACAAGCCAACTTTCACGCAGAACCCTTCTGCACCTGTTCTCACAACCTCAATCGTGCCTAAGGACCCTACCACGGTGGCTGAGAAGCCCACCTCGGCTGAACAATCAGACTACAAGCCTCCCAAGGATACTGCTGTTGTCTCTGAGACTGCCCCAGTTACCAAAGAGATTCCCACCTCTACAAAGGAGGCTCCAACATCCGAGCCTGTCAACGATGCTACGACAGTAGTGCTTGAGGTCCCTACAACCGAAGCAGCCCAGAAGCCAGAGAACACAGGCACCCAGAGCCTGTCCTCTACTCTTGACCTCGGTACAATTCACCCTTCAGATGGGGAGGAGACTAAGCCAAGCGCCGTTGAAGAGACCACGGCCCCTGAGGCGCCCTCTGCTCCCGCTACAACAGCTCCAGGAAACGAGCAACCTACCTctgctgttgaagaagagacaacTACCTTTGCGTACCAGCCGACTCCTACTGGTTACCTTACAACCAAGGCGCCTTCGGATACAGCTTTCCCAGTAAATCCTAAACACCCTACTCAAGTGTACCCCAAGCCTTCTACCACATCTGAAGGCCCCATGGAGGAGACTTCCACCCCCGAGACGGAGTCTCCTGCGGGTACAACTCGGATCGTGTCTGTAGTTGAGCCTGAGGGACCCCAGTCCCAGACGACATCTGATGCACAAAGCCAGCCTGCTCCCACCTCTCAAGTTCACCAGTCTTATGATCCTGTGCAAAACCCTAGTGGTCAACAGCCTGATACTCCAGCTGCTACTACCGCACCGGCTCAGCCTCAAAACCCTGTTCCTACTTCACAGCCTGCTCAGCCCCAGCCTGGTGTGCCGGCTTCAACTGCTCCCTCCCAGCCCCAGAATCCAGTTCATACTTCGGAGCCAACTCAAGCTCAGCCAGAGACCCCAGTTACATCCCAGGTCCAACAGCCTGAGGCGCCCGCAGTCACTTCAGCAGTTCAGAAGCCAACATCTGTCCCTTCGAATGGCCAGCCCCAATATCCTGCACCTGACTCCAATACTCAGCCTGCAGTTCCCGCTGCACCACCTACCAGCACCGTCCTTGTATCTGACCCCTCAGCCCCTGAGACGACTTCAGCACCCAAGGTAGTCCCCTCGGGAACATCAGCCAGCGGCGTTCCAACCATCAACCCTGGTGTTCCCACAGGAACCAGTGCCATTCCTGCTTCTGCGTACGCCAGCAATGTCGTCGATGCTCGCACATACAACGAGGAATTTGCCAAACTCACACCCGAGTCTTCGTGTATGAAGGGCCAGGCTGCTTGTATTAACGGACAAACCGGTGTATGTGATGATACTGGCAAGTTCCAGCTCACACCTTGCAATACCAAAGGCGAGAAGTGCTTCGCTCTTCCTCTGTACAACTTTGAGGGTGGCATCAAGATTGTTTGTGAAGATCCTGCGACTGCTGCCAAGATTCTTGGTGGAACTCCGAGCAGTGGTGAGGACAACACTGTTCCCGGAAATGGAAATGGAGGCAAGGAGCAGCCTGCAACTACATCAACCGCCGAGAAGCCTGCGGTTCCCGTTGTTACTGTTACGACTATAGTTACTGTCGATGACGGCGCAACCCCTGAACCAACTGGAGAGCCTGCTACAGAtcaaccttctcagcctGCTCAACAGCCATCGCAGCCAACTCAACCTGCCAATGGACAAACTTCACAGCCTGGCTACCAGCAACCTTCGCAACCACAGCCTGTGCCTGAGCAGCCTACACAACCCGCCCCTGAACAGACAAGCCACCAGTCAGCTCCCGAGgagccttctcaacctcaacctttgCCGGAGAAGTCCACTCAGCCTGTCGCTGAGCAACCTagccagccagcccagaCCCAGCCAGCCGAGGCACAGCCATCCCAACCATCAGAGGAGAAACCTAGTCAGACAAACCCCGCGGAGCCTTCCAACCCTCAGCCAACAAAGGCCTATGAAGACCTTCCTCCCACTTCTGTCCCCGTCGCTGAACAAAGCACCACATCTGTTCCTTTGCCTGGTGGCACAACTTTGACCAAGTCCATCAAGAAGCctgatgaagccaagccCACAGGCTCaccagacgatgatgataacAATGGACAGGACGGCAACGACAAGGGCAAAGATGgtcatgatgacgatgataaGCCCACATCTGTGGTCCTCATCCCCATTCCCGACAAGCCTACGGATGCCCCGTCTCCAGCTGCTACAGAAGCAAAGGTCGACAACGAAGGCAGCAAAGATGACAAGAAGCCCGCTGCTGTAACACGCACTGGCGACGATGCTCACGCCACAACCATTGTCGTCGATGGGACTCCGACTGTATCGGTCTACTTcacagtgacagtgacagaAAAGGACCAGGCTACCGTCACCGTcaccgagaaggagaaggagactGTGACGCTGGTGATAAGCGCATAG
- a CDS encoding hypothetical protein (EggNog:ENOG41): MDRIPKFRRKPKNPTIQTSVERSSSDTVDSIASIELQAATLQSQQQDGQQVLPQKSKLSKRAAFRNFRLRGSTKRARDSPPVELPSSPPPAVVSHDGVKSRPVTAEGDALANSKGSGPRIPAFLESSMQDIDFKFQELTWAERDRVLEGTKNEGDEDFKWGTFKQVDTQEKGVMDRYINIKPWNHNRVKLQVPDDELDYVNASEITLPSPSDPSREPLRYIAMQGPTQPSIDYVWRMIAEQMSSPAVIVQLTTMAEGGVVKCHQYFPDNQDHPTWTLNEHDAWNDDWQAQITYDSLEELAEGAIEKRKLLMHLKDEEEPRVVWHLLYRRWPDFGVPELEDLDGFFELMRISHELSAPENPRIIHCSAGVGRTGTFITLEHLMRELELGTFEKYDEPSEGPDLIFETVDHLREQRVGMVQGRPQFMFIYQVMRKLWQNKYGVDEEGNEPAAKRLEVGDPFIDDSVSDSTQANH; encoded by the exons ATGGACAGGATCCCCAAGTTCAGGCGCAAACCCAAGAACCCCACGATCCAGACCTCCGTCGAACGCTCAAGCAGTGATACTGTCGATAGTATCGCCAGTATCGAGTTACAAGCTGCAACTTTGCAGTCACAACAACAGGACGGGCAACAAGTCCTACCACAGAAGTCAAAGCTCTCAAAGAGGGCCGCTTTCCGAAATTTCCGTTTGCGCGGCTCCACAAAGAGAGCGCGCGACAGTCCACCCGTCGAGTTGCCTTCCAGTCCTCCACCGGCCGTCGTGAGCCACGACGGCGTCAAGAGTCGACCCGTCACGGCCGAAGGCGATGCGCTGGCTAATTCAAAGGGGTCAGGTCCCCGAATTCCTGCCTTCTTGGAATCTTCGATGCAGG ATATTGATTTCAAATTCCAGGAGTTGACGTGGGCGGAACGAGACCGAGTTCTTGAGGGCACAAAGAATGAGGGAGATGAAGACTTCAAATGGGGGACTTTCAAGCAGGTCGACACCCAGGAGAAGGGTGTGATGGATCgctacatcaacatcaagcctTGGAACCACAACCGAGTCAAACTGCAGGTccctgatgatgagcttgactaTGTCAACGCTTCCGAGATCACTCTTCCCTCGCCTTCTGATCCTAGTCGGGAGCCGTTACGATACATCGCCATGCAAGGGCCAACGCAGCCATCAATCGACTATGTCTGGCGCATGATTGCAGAGCAAATGTCTTCACCTGCCGTTATCGTACAGCTGACAACCATGGCAGAGGGTGGAGTTGTCAAATGTCACCAATACTTCCCTGATAACCAAGATCACCCTACCTGGACTCTGAACGAACACGATGCGTGGAACGATGACTGGCAGGCCCAGATCACGTACGATTCTTTGGAGGAACTCGCTGAAGGTGCTATTGAGAAGCGCAAGCTACTTATGCAcctcaaggatgaggaagagcccCGAGTCGTCTGGCATCTTTTATATAGACGATGGCCTGACTTTGGGGTTCCCGAACTAGAAGATCTCGATGGCTTCTTTGAACTCATGCGAATTTCGCACGAGCTAAGCGCGCCCGAGAACCCGCGAATCATCCATTGTAGTGCTGGCGTTGGCCGAACCGGCACCTTCATTACACTTGAGCATCTAATGCGCGAGCTAGAGCTGGGCACCTTTGAGAAGTATGACGAGCCATCAGAGGGACCGGACCTGATTTTCGAGACGGTCGACCATCTCCGAGAGCAGCGTGTTGGTATGGTTCAGGGCCGTCCTCAATTCATGTTCATTTACCAAGTTATGCGGAAACTATGGCAAAATAAATATGGAGTCGATGAAGAGGGCAATGAGCCTGCAGCTAAGAGGCTGGAAGTTGGCGATCCATTCATAGATGACTCGGTATCCGACTCTACGCAAGCCAACCACTAG
- a CDS encoding hypothetical protein (EggNog:ENOG41) has protein sequence MNVSRATLGRAVARSQARQPLTVSRRQWVRHAHDYGSEYSQPPRNRGGKIISFAAVFGLAATGAYFYPILTGKSSAPIEAEKSEVPTKAELEFEKPRKKVKSKEENRDLISSQHLQVKNSWEHPGVYAWGSNVGKVIDPNSNEKYVKVPRRISFFDDKVLRDLKLTSIFGAAVTEKGDLVQWGLGYNQQDPSPVPTLVGKDLVKIDVSLDRIIALSRNGNVYSIPASRNDQEGGLKEEQKRSSWSIWGSGGARESIHFRNLTPSGLSFGETVKDISSGQEHCLMLTSKGRVFSAAASALEFPSKGQMGIAGLNWHNRPKGPYDQPHEITTLKGFDVAQIATGDYHSAVLDKAGRIFGFGDNSFGQLGIDTDFGLSVSDTPVMVPTNLSYAGTGLVPTVTSIAAGGNNTFFTVDAKTTTVPGNTKALAPARRLPPVTTDLWACGQGVYGTLGTGRWSHVSPKPTKVKGLSSLFEFDEKTNKMSPIKLKSLSVGATHCSAVMDNVTEVSVTGQGTENETNWGADVVFWGGNEHYQLGTGKRTNLNAPAYIAALDSAADARKEGSPDFHRLSVTPRKTIRLDGGKGRKVSLEQKIECGKYVTGIYSAV, from the coding sequence ATGAACGTTTCTCGAGCGACTCTTGGGCGAGCTGTTGCCCGCTCCCAAGCTCGTCAGCCTCTTACTGTATCTCGGCGCCAATGGGTTCGCCACGCCCACGATTATGGCAGCGAGTattctcagcctcctcgCAACCGCGGCGGTAAAATCATTAGTTTTGCAGCCgtctttggtcttgctgcTACTGGAGCCTACTTTTATCCCATATTGACTGGAAAGTCTTCAGCACCTATTGAAGCCGAGAAGAGTGAAGTTCCTACCAAGGCAGAACTCGAGTTTGAGAAGCCTCGCAAGAAAGTCAAGTCCAAAGAAGAGAACCGAGATCTCATCAGCTcccaacatctccaagttAAGAATAGTTGGGAGCATCCTGGAGTTTATGCCTGGGGCTCTAATGTTGGAAAGGTCATTGATCCAAACTCCAATGAAAAATATGTCAAAGTACCTCGGAgaatttctttctttgatgACAAGGTTCTCAGGGACCTCAAGTTGACATCCATATTTGGCGCAGCAGTCACTGAGAAGGGTGATCTGGTTCAATGGGGCTTGGGCTACAACCAGCAAGACCCTTCGCCCGTGCCTACACTTGTAGGCAAAGATCTTGTCAAAATTGATGTCTCGCTTGATCGAATTATTGCTCTGTCGCGCAACGGCAATGTGTACTCTATCCCTGCGTCTCGCAACGATCAAGAGGGTGGTCTGAAAGAAGAACAGAAAAGGTCCTCCTGGTCTATATGGGGATCTGGTGGTGCCCGAGAGAGCATACATTTCCGCAATCTGACACCCTCTGGTCTGTCATTTGGTGAGACCGTGAAGGACATCAGCAGCGGCCAGGAACATTGCCTCATGCTCACCTCCAAAGGGCGTGTCTTCTCCGCTGCTGCCAGTGCCCTCGAGTTTCCTTCCAAGGGACAGATGGGTATTGCGGGTTTGAATTGGCATAACAGGCCCAAGGGACCTTACGACCAACCTCACGAAATTACAACTCTCAAGGGATTCGACGTGGCACAGATTGCAACTGGTGATTACCACTCGGCTGTTCTTGACAAGGCTGGACGTATTTTTGGATTTGGCGACAACTCATTCGGCCAGCTTGGAATCGATACCGACTTTGGCCTTTCAGTTTCTGACACCCCGGTGATGGTTCCTACCAATCTGTCCTACGCTGGCACTGGGCTTGTCCCAACGGTAACATCCATAGCGGCGGGTGGGAACAATACTTTCTTCACTGTGGATGCGAAAACCACGACAGTTCCTGGCAACACAAAAGCTCTTGCTCCGGCGAGGAGGCTTCCTCCCGTGACTACAGATCTGTGGGCTTGCGGTCAAGGAGTGTACGGAACACTGGGCACTGGTCGATGGTCACACGTCTCGCCCAAGCCGACCAAGGTGAAGGGTCTTTCGTCGCTGTTCGAGTTTGACGAGAAAACCAACAAGATGAGCCCCATTAAACTCAAGTCTCTGTCAGTTGGGGCCACTCACTGCTCGGCTGTCATGGACAATGTCACCGAAGTCTCGGTCACGGGCCAAGGGACCGAGAACGAGACCAACTGGGGAGCAGACGTCGTATTCTGGGGTGGCAATGAGCACTATCAGCTTGGCACCGGAAAACGAACCAACTTGAACGCTCCAGCTTATATTGCAGCTCTGGACAGCGCAGCCGATGCTCGTAAGGAGGGTTCACCAGATTTCCACCGGCTGTCCGTGACTCCTCGCAAGACAATCCGTCTGGACGGTGGAAAGGGCCGAAAGGTCTCGTTGGAACAAAAGATTGAGTGTGGCAAGTACGTGACTGGCATCTACTCTGCCGTGTAA
- a CDS encoding hypothetical protein (BUSCO:EOG09261CWO): MYEDSWYTLMPDLGTSKKSHSSSHSQSHGHRRKESLLQQPNETGQTHEPATPLPNVYEEIEDTDTPPEPTVLRRASSYSDFYRVVKEQLSKDTRPRPKKTDKHSRAWEALTLSDASKKFEKHDAISLDSYDEKLLDASQQEYLLYRDQLTVTERHLDGLIEDANATLKLLTSLSNSFGSVEAQTSTFQSQCEELLQEQRRLEVLADEVGTDLHYYAYLDTATRRLNAPGASRLVDDASFGEMVENIDACIVFMENHPTYRDRDTYLARYTALLTKALHLLEHGYKTSLEKVSPEVGRQIVATKSESARHALAYGRFQEMMLDSYGLIPNVHRIIRRAYDSYGQRNESCTHFETYANTANNIIHTHLTTRDRDLKVLTQSDIAEFNKEVKSLSAETASRNYIKQCFERMYNEENLFVKLFDLEPIWTQAADSVFQAIKPINTTIAHPGNLMPLVTNLQAVLQTAPLETTCNVVGLLANEYFSADLDDMESPYFIKCKQYTSQLLAHHLWPLTDTVFETEVTKTITKAPVQDASLKIGPVVGGVASSNAHPLVKQAIKLLSMYENCMPKERSSKNSSVVFNIVRETIQVLQRAEARIQSLKAGTDPDLFMVKNLLIIKNELVSLEIGDIRNHGASMQHFVHIWDTLSPQNWVGFFSNIIGGGLWSRGTPSVTAKTLTVEDMNEQLDELLRQSIYNFTHRWGTLMNDSQNRKPGVKPIAKVEAELESLLMTAFSNQPEVVGKLKEAIEQHAQAQNDAKDEKQGVRRY, encoded by the exons ATGTACGAAGACTCTTGGTATACGCTGATGCCCGACTTGGGTACCAGCAAGAAGAGTCACTCTAGTAGCCATAGTCAAAGTCACGGTCACCGCCGCAAGGAGTCTCTGCTCCAACAACCCAAT GAAACAGGCCAAACACACGAACCTGCGACACCATTGCCAAATGTCTACGAAGAAATAGAGGATACCGACACTCCACCAGAACCAACGGTCCTTCGCCGAGCCAGCTCCTACTCCGATTTCTATCGAGTGGTCAAAGAACAGCTGTCCAAAGACACACGACCACGGCCTAAGAAGACCGACAAGCACAGCAGAGCATGGGAAGCTCTGACGCTCTCAGACGCTAGTAAGAAATTCGAAAAACACGACGCCATTAGCCTGGACTCGTACGATGAGAAATTGTTGGATGCCAGTCAGCAGGAATACTT ACTATACCGCGACCAACTTACTGTCACGGAACGTCACTTGGATGGGCTCATCGAAGATGCAAACGCGACGCTGAAACTCCTTACCTCCCTATCGAACTCTTTTGGCTCCGTCGAAGCGCAAACGTCAACTTTCCAATCGCAATGCGAAGAACTTTTGCAGGAACAAAGAAGATTGGAAGTATTAGCCGACGAAGTCGGAACCGATCTTCATTACTACGCGTACCTCGATACTGCAACAAGACGTCTCAATGCGCCAGGCGCCAGCCGAttggttgatgatgcctCCTTTGGAGAGATGGTCGAGAATATTGACGCCTGCATCGTCTTTATGGAGAATCAT CCGACATACCGCGACCGCGATACCTATCTTGCACGGTACACTGCGCTTCTCACAAAAgcccttcatcttcttgaacaTGGCTATAAGACTTCATTGGAAAAGGTATCGCCTGAAGTTGGACGTCAGATTGTAGCTACAAAATCCGAGTCGGCTCGCCATGCGCTTGCGTATGGTCGGTTCCAAGAGATGATGCTGGACTCGTATGGCTTGATACCCAATGTTCACCGAATTATACGCCGCGCATATGATTCTTACGGCCAGCGAAACGAGTCCTGTACCCACTTTGAGACTTACGCAAACACAGCTAATAACATCATTCATACCCATCTCACGACGCGAGATCGCGACTTGAAAGTTCTGACGCAATCTGATATTGCAGAGTTCAACAAAGAAGTCAAGAGCCTTTCGGCTGAGACAGCATCGCGGAATTATATCAAGCAATGCTTCGAACGCATGTACAACGAGGAGAATTTGTTCGTGAAACTCTTCGATCTGGAGCCCATATGGACACAAGCAGCAGACTCAGTGTTCCAGGCGATCAAACCCATTAACACCACCATTGCTCATCCTGGCAACTTGATGCCATTGGTGACTAACCTACAAGCGGTCCTACAGACTGCACCATTGGAGACGACGTGTAACGTGGTGGGTTTATTAGCCAACGAATATTTTAGTGCCGATTTAGATGATATGGAGTCGCCATATTTCATCAAATGCAAGCAGTACACCTCACAACTTCTTGCCCATCATCTGTGGCCCCTGACAGATACGGTTTTTGAAACCGAAGTCACAAAAACGATCACAAAGGCGCCTGTTCAAGACGCTTCTCTCAAGATCGGGcctgttgttggtggcgtAGCGTCATCAAACGCCCATCCCTTGGTCAAACAAGCCATCAAACTTCTGAGCATGTATGAGAATTGCATGCCGAAAGAAAGATCT TCGAAGAACAGCTCAGTTGTGTTCAATATTGTTCGGGAGACCATTCAGGTGCTCCAACGTGCCGAAGCAAGGATACAGTCATTAAAGGCTGGCACAGATCCTGATCTGTTTATGGTGAAAAACTTGCTCATCATAAAGAATGAGCTGGTCTCGCTGGAGATTGGTGACATTCGAAACCATGGTGCTTCTATGCAGCATTTTGTTCACATCTGGGACACCCTGAGCCCCCAGAACTGGGTCGGTTTCTTTTCCAACATCATCGGTGGCGGTCTGTGGTCTAGAGGCACACCATCTGTGACAGCTAAAACCTTGACTGTTGAGGATATGAACGAGCAGCTTGATGAGTTACTGCGACAGTCTATCTACAACTTCACACATCGCTGGGGCACTCTGATGAACGACTCGCAGAACAGAAAGCCCGGAGTGAAGCCAATCGCGAAGGTGGAAGCTGAACTAGAGAGCTTACTCATGACTGCGTTCAGCAACCAGCCCGAAGTGGTAGGAAAACTCAAGGAGGCTATTGAGCAGCATGCGCAGGCGCAGAATGATGCGAAAGATGAGAAGCAAGGAGTGAGACGATACTGA
- a CDS encoding hypothetical protein (EggNog:ENOG41), translating to MDALELESAKQSPAIETAKDLFSGAVGGIAQVLIGQPFDIVKVRLQTTTQYSSAINAATTIYKNEGALAFYKGTLTPLIGIGACVSVQFGAFNAAKRWFQTRNNGAELSYPQYGAAGAFAGISNSVLSGPIEHIRIRLQSQPHGAGRLYDGPGDCIRKLGAHNGVLSGIYRGQAVTIWREAFAYGSWFTAFEYMMNSDAARNKIDRKDIPAYKIALYGGLAGEVLWLSSYPFDVIKSKMQTDGFGANQKYATMRDCFSKTWRAEGAAGFWKGIGPTLARAMPVSAGTFIVVEMTMRALNS from the exons ATGGACGCTCTTGAGCTGGAGTCGGCCAAGCAGAGCCCTGCCATTGAGACGGCCAAGGATCTTTTCTCTGGTGCTGTTGGAGGAATCGCGCAGGTCTTGATTG GCCAACCCTTTGACATTGTCAAGGTCCGACTGCAAACTACAACACAATACTCTTCTGCCATCAACGCCGCCACCACAATCTACAAGAACGAGGGTGCCCTCGCCTTTTACAAGGGAACGCTTACACCACTCATCGGCATCGGAGCCTGTGTTTCCGTCCAATTCGGTGCCTTCAACGCCGCGAAGCGCTGGTTCCAAACTCGCAACAACGGAGCCGAACTGTCTTACCCTCAATACGGTGCCGCGGGTGCCTTTGCTGGTATCTCCAACTCGGTCCTCTCAGGTCCCATCGAGCATATCCGTATCCGCCTTCAGAGCCAGCCTCACGGCGCCGGTCGTCTATACGATGGTCCTGGTGACTGCATTCGTAAGCTCGGAGCTCACAATGGTGTCCTGAGTGGCATCTACCGCGGTCAGGCTGTCACTATCTGGCGAGAGGCTTTCGCCTACGGTTCCTGGTTCACCGCCTTTGAGTATATGATGAACTCCGACGCTGCCCGCAACAAGATCGACCGCAAGGACATCCCCGCTTACAAGATTGCTCTTTACGGTGGTCTTGCTGGTGAAGTTCTCTGGCTTTCCAGCTACCCCTTCGATGTtatcaagagcaagatgcAGACCGACGGTTTCGGTGCCAACCAAAAATACGCCACCATGCGAGATTGCTTTTCAAAGACTTGGCGAGCCGAGGGAGCGGCTGGCTTCTGGAAGGGTATCGGACCTACGCTGGCACGAGCTATGCCTGTCAGCGCGGGAACTTTCATTGTTGTCGAGATGACCATGCGGGCTCTTAACAGCTAA